The Streptomyces tendae genome has a window encoding:
- a CDS encoding glycoside hydrolase family 48 protein has product MHPPPRRRGGVRRLLAVAVTALALPLTMLSTGSTPARAAAVQCSVDYKTNDWGSGFTADLTVTNRGTDVIDGWTLTYSYTGNQRLVNGWNGSWSQSGPTVTVRNAGHNGRIAAGGAVTTGAQFSYSGSNAAPASFAVNGTTCAGAHQPPIAVLTSPEAGSVHTQGETVPLAATAAAADRATVTKVEFYDDTELLGTDTSAPYTLAVGGLAVGAHSLVAKAYDSLGASASSTPVGITVASGPAVVASPSQLGVRQGESSTFEVKLSKQPSADVTVTTARASGNTGLSVSSGAALTFTPSNWNTAQKVTVAADDSGTGSAVFESSAPGHAKAAVTVTQLGATKSYEARFLELYDKITDPANGYFSPEGIPYHSVETLIVEAPDHGHETTSEAYSYLLWLQAMYGRITGDWTRFNSAWETMERYAIPTAADQPTTSFYDPSKPATYAPEHDTPAEYPSQLDSNVSVGRDPIAAELKSAYGTDNVYGMHWIQDVDNVYGYGNSPGKCEAGPSDTGPSYINTFQRGPQESVWETVTQPTCDAFKYGGTNGYLDLFTKDASYARQWKFTNAPDADARAVQAAYWADLWAKEQGKGGQIAGTVAKAAKMGDYLRYAMYDKYFKKIGNCTSPSCPAGTGKDASHYLLSWYYAWGGATDTSAGWSWRIGSSHAHGGYQNPLAAYALANYAPLKPKSATGAEDWNKSFQRQLEFYRWLQSAEGGIAGGATNSWAGRYTTPPSGTPTFYGMYYDEKPVYHDPPSNQWFGFQAWSMERVAEVYQQTGNALAKSVLDKWVDWALSETTVNPDGSFLFPSTLKWSGKPDTWNASSPGANNGLHVEVVDYTNDVGVAGAYAKILTYYAARSGDTEAADTAKALLDGMWENNQDDLGIAVPETRADYERFDDPVHVPSGWTGTMPNGDRIDSSSTFLSIRSFYQDDPAWSKIESYLKGGAAPVFTYHRFWAQADIATAMGAYAELLE; this is encoded by the coding sequence ATGCATCCCCCACCCCGCAGACGCGGTGGCGTGCGGCGCCTCTTAGCCGTCGCCGTGACAGCGCTCGCCCTGCCGCTGACGATGCTCTCGACGGGCTCCACCCCCGCCCGCGCGGCGGCCGTCCAGTGCAGCGTGGACTACAAGACGAACGACTGGGGGTCGGGCTTCACCGCCGACCTGACGGTCACCAACCGCGGTACGGACGTCATCGACGGCTGGACCCTGACGTACTCCTACACGGGCAACCAGCGCCTGGTGAACGGCTGGAACGGCAGCTGGTCCCAGTCCGGTCCGACCGTGACCGTGCGGAACGCCGGCCACAACGGCCGGATCGCCGCCGGCGGCGCCGTGACGACCGGCGCCCAGTTCTCCTACAGCGGCTCCAACGCGGCGCCCGCCTCCTTCGCGGTCAACGGCACCACCTGCGCCGGCGCCCACCAGCCGCCCATCGCCGTGCTGACCAGCCCGGAGGCCGGCTCGGTGCACACGCAGGGCGAGACGGTGCCGCTCGCGGCCACCGCCGCCGCGGCCGACCGGGCCACGGTCACCAAGGTGGAGTTCTACGACGACACCGAACTGCTCGGCACGGACACCTCCGCCCCGTACACGCTGGCGGTCGGCGGACTCGCCGTCGGCGCCCACTCGCTGGTCGCGAAGGCGTACGACAGCCTGGGCGCCTCCGCCTCCTCCACCCCGGTCGGCATCACGGTGGCGTCGGGTCCTGCCGTGGTCGCGAGCCCGTCCCAACTGGGCGTGCGCCAGGGTGAGTCGAGCACCTTCGAGGTGAAGCTCTCCAAGCAGCCGAGCGCGGACGTGACCGTCACGACGGCCCGGGCGAGCGGCAACACGGGGCTGTCGGTGTCCTCCGGCGCGGCCCTCACCTTCACGCCGTCGAACTGGAACACCGCGCAGAAGGTGACCGTCGCCGCCGACGACTCCGGCACCGGCTCGGCCGTCTTCGAGTCCTCGGCGCCCGGTCACGCCAAGGCCGCGGTCACCGTGACGCAGCTGGGCGCGACCAAGTCGTACGAGGCGCGCTTCCTGGAGCTGTACGACAAGATCACCGACCCGGCGAACGGCTACTTCTCGCCGGAGGGCATCCCGTACCACTCGGTGGAGACGCTGATCGTCGAGGCGCCCGACCACGGTCACGAGACCACCTCGGAGGCGTACAGCTACCTGCTGTGGCTGCAAGCCATGTACGGCAGGATCACCGGGGACTGGACGCGGTTCAACAGCGCCTGGGAGACGATGGAGCGGTACGCCATCCCGACCGCCGCGGACCAGCCGACCACCTCCTTCTACGACCCCTCGAAGCCGGCGACGTACGCGCCCGAGCACGACACCCCGGCCGAGTACCCGTCGCAGCTCGACTCGAATGTCTCCGTCGGCCGTGACCCGATCGCGGCGGAGCTGAAGTCGGCGTACGGCACCGACAACGTGTACGGCATGCACTGGATCCAGGACGTGGACAACGTCTACGGCTACGGCAACTCGCCCGGCAAGTGCGAGGCCGGACCGTCCGACACCGGCCCGTCCTACATCAACACCTTCCAGCGCGGCCCGCAGGAGTCGGTGTGGGAGACCGTGACCCAGCCCACCTGCGACGCCTTCAAGTACGGCGGCACCAACGGCTACCTGGACCTGTTCACCAAGGACGCGTCCTACGCCAGGCAGTGGAAGTTCACCAACGCCCCCGACGCCGACGCGCGCGCGGTGCAGGCGGCGTACTGGGCCGACCTGTGGGCGAAGGAGCAGGGCAAGGGCGGTCAGATCGCCGGGACGGTCGCCAAGGCCGCCAAGATGGGCGACTACCTGCGCTACGCGATGTACGACAAGTACTTCAAGAAGATCGGCAACTGCACCAGCCCGTCCTGCCCGGCCGGCACCGGCAAGGACGCCTCGCACTACCTGCTCTCCTGGTACTACGCCTGGGGCGGCGCCACCGACACCTCGGCGGGCTGGTCCTGGCGCATCGGCTCCAGCCACGCGCACGGCGGCTACCAGAACCCGCTCGCCGCGTACGCGCTGGCCAACTACGCGCCGCTGAAGCCGAAGTCGGCGACAGGCGCGGAGGACTGGAACAAGTCGTTCCAGCGCCAGCTGGAGTTCTACCGCTGGCTGCAGTCCGCCGAGGGCGGCATCGCGGGCGGCGCGACCAACAGCTGGGCGGGCCGCTACACCACCCCGCCGTCCGGCACCCCGACCTTCTACGGCATGTACTACGACGAGAAGCCGGTGTACCACGACCCGCCGTCGAACCAGTGGTTCGGCTTCCAGGCGTGGTCGATGGAGCGGGTGGCGGAGGTGTACCAGCAGACCGGCAACGCGCTCGCCAAGTCGGTCCTCGACAAGTGGGTGGACTGGGCGCTGTCCGAGACCACGGTCAACCCGGACGGTTCCTTCCTCTTCCCGTCCACGCTGAAGTGGTCCGGCAAGCCCGACACCTGGAACGCGTCCTCGCCGGGTGCCAACAACGGGCTGCACGTCGAGGTCGTCGACTACACCAACGACGTCGGTGTGGCGGGGGCCTACGCCAAGATCCTGACCTACTACGCCGCCCGCTCCGGTGACACCGAGGCGGCGGACACGGCGAAGGCGCTGCTGGACGGCATGTGGGAGAACAACCAGGACGACCTCGGCATCGCCGTCCCGGAGACCCGCGCCGACTACGAGCGCTTCGACGACCCGGTGCACGTCCCCTCCGGCTGGACCGGCACCATGCCGAACGGCGACCGGATCGACTCGTCGTCGACGTTCCTGTCCATCCGGTCCTTCTACCAGGACGACCCGGCCTGGTCGAAGATCGAGAGCTATCTGAAGGGCGGCGCCGCGCCGGTCTTCACGTACCACCGGTTCTGGGCCCAGGCGGACATCGCCACGGCCATGGGCGCGTACGCGGAGCTTCTCGAATAG
- a CDS encoding glycoside hydrolase family 6 protein produces MSRTRTALLAAMALVAGATGSAIAAVPGDAGAAAVPCTVDYTVQNQWATGFTASVTVTNHGAAKSSWAVNWTYAGNQRVTSGWNARITQSGANVTAANESYNATLATGGSATFGFQGSYSGSNAVPATFTLDGVTCNVDSGGPTDPTDPPDPTDPGDRVDNPYDGAEVYVNPEWSANAAAEPGGSRIADQPTGVWLDRIAAINGAGGKMGLRDHLDEALEQKGSGELVVQLVIYNLPGRDCAALASNGELGPTEIDRYKSEYIDPIAEILSDSKYASLRIVTTVEIDSLPNLVTNVSPRATATPNCDVMKSNGNYVKGVGYALNKLGDVPNVYNYVDAGHHGWLGWDDNFGASAQVFKQAATAEGATVADVHGFIANTANYSALKEDHFSIGDTVAGKSVRESKWVSWNRYVDELSYAQALREELVSLGFDSKIGMLIDTSRNGWGGANRPTGPGATTSVDTYVDGGRYDRRFNPGNWCNQAGAGLGERPQASPEPGIDAYVWMKPPGESDGASEVIDNDEGKGFDRMCDPTYTGNPRNDNNMSGALGDAPISGHWFSAQFQELMKNAYPPLS; encoded by the coding sequence ATGAGTCGCACCAGAACCGCGCTCCTCGCCGCCATGGCGCTGGTAGCCGGCGCCACCGGTTCGGCGATCGCCGCCGTCCCGGGCGACGCCGGCGCGGCCGCCGTCCCCTGCACCGTCGACTACACGGTGCAGAACCAGTGGGCCACCGGCTTCACCGCGTCCGTGACGGTCACCAACCACGGCGCCGCGAAGTCGTCGTGGGCCGTGAACTGGACGTACGCCGGGAACCAGAGGGTGACCAGCGGCTGGAACGCCAGGATCACCCAGTCCGGCGCGAACGTCACGGCGGCCAACGAGTCGTACAACGCCACGCTCGCCACCGGAGGCTCCGCCACCTTCGGCTTCCAGGGCAGCTACAGCGGCAGCAACGCCGTGCCCGCCACCTTCACCCTCGACGGCGTGACCTGCAACGTCGACTCCGGCGGTCCGACGGACCCGACCGACCCGCCGGACCCGACCGACCCGGGTGACCGCGTCGACAACCCGTACGACGGCGCCGAGGTCTACGTGAACCCCGAGTGGTCCGCGAACGCGGCCGCCGAGCCGGGCGGCAGCCGCATCGCCGACCAGCCCACCGGCGTCTGGCTGGACCGCATCGCCGCCATCAACGGGGCGGGCGGCAAGATGGGGCTGCGGGACCACCTCGACGAGGCCCTGGAACAGAAGGGCTCCGGCGAACTCGTCGTCCAGCTCGTCATCTACAACCTGCCGGGCCGCGACTGCGCCGCCCTCGCCTCCAACGGCGAGCTCGGTCCCACGGAGATCGACCGCTACAAGAGCGAGTACATCGACCCGATCGCGGAGATCCTCTCCGACTCCAAGTACGCCTCGCTGCGCATCGTCACCACGGTCGAGATCGACTCCCTGCCCAACCTGGTCACCAACGTGTCGCCGCGGGCGACCGCCACGCCGAACTGTGACGTGATGAAGTCCAACGGCAACTACGTGAAGGGCGTCGGCTACGCCCTGAACAAGCTGGGCGACGTGCCCAACGTCTACAACTACGTGGACGCCGGGCACCACGGCTGGCTGGGCTGGGACGACAACTTCGGTGCCTCCGCCCAGGTGTTCAAGCAGGCCGCGACCGCCGAGGGCGCGACCGTCGCCGACGTGCACGGCTTCATCGCCAACACGGCCAACTACAGCGCGCTGAAGGAGGACCACTTCTCCATCGGCGACACGGTGGCCGGCAAGTCGGTGCGTGAGTCCAAGTGGGTCAGCTGGAACCGCTACGTCGACGAGTTGTCGTACGCCCAGGCGCTGCGCGAGGAACTGGTCTCGCTCGGCTTCGACTCGAAGATCGGCATGCTGATCGACACCTCCCGTAACGGCTGGGGCGGGGCGAACCGGCCCACCGGTCCCGGCGCGACGACCAGTGTGGACACCTACGTCGACGGTGGCCGCTACGACCGCCGCTTCAATCCGGGCAACTGGTGCAACCAGGCGGGAGCCGGACTGGGTGAGCGTCCCCAGGCGTCCCCCGAGCCCGGTATCGACGCCTACGTGTGGATGAAGCCCCCGGGTGAGTCGGACGGCGCGAGCGAGGTCATCGACAACGACGAGGGCAAGGGATTCGACCGGATGTGCGACCCCACGTACACCGGCAACCCGCGCAACGACAACAACATGTCGGGAGCGCTCGGCGACGCCCCGATCTCCGGGCACTGGTTCTCCGCCCAGTTCCAGGAGCTGATGAAGAACGCCTACCCGCCGCTGTCGTGA
- a CDS encoding class I SAM-dependent methyltransferase, translating to MAHHHTPGHDDDHRQHGHGQHGHDHEHLDWAELAPLLESQAELFTPLYERALTWLAKEVTEPGLVVDAGSGPGVISGLFAETFPGARIVAVDGSEPLLERARARAERLGVADRFDTLTGDMPGVLAELDYPADLLWASRSVHHLGDQGAALAACAERLAPGGTLAVMEGGLPARFLPRDIGFGRPGLQARIDAVEEERFTRMREELPDTVAQVEDWPALLTAAGLHHTRSRTFLLDLPAPVPERARAYVVTSLTRTRDMLGEYLDADDRATLDRLTDPDDPASVHHRPDVFVLAAHTVHAAVRPV from the coding sequence ATGGCGCACCACCACACACCCGGGCACGACGACGACCACCGGCAGCACGGACACGGGCAGCACGGGCACGACCACGAGCACCTCGACTGGGCCGAGCTGGCACCGCTGCTGGAGTCGCAGGCGGAACTGTTCACCCCGCTGTACGAGCGGGCCCTGACCTGGCTGGCGAAGGAGGTCACCGAACCGGGGCTGGTCGTGGACGCCGGCAGTGGTCCCGGAGTGATCTCCGGCCTCTTCGCCGAGACCTTCCCGGGCGCCCGGATCGTGGCCGTCGACGGCTCCGAGCCGCTCCTGGAGCGGGCCCGTGCCCGCGCCGAACGCCTGGGGGTCGCCGACCGCTTCGACACGCTGACCGGTGACATGCCCGGCGTGCTGGCCGAGCTGGACTACCCGGCCGACCTGCTGTGGGCCAGCCGCAGCGTGCACCACCTCGGCGACCAGGGCGCGGCGCTCGCGGCCTGCGCCGAACGCCTCGCGCCCGGCGGCACCCTGGCCGTGATGGAGGGCGGGCTGCCCGCCCGTTTCCTGCCCCGTGACATCGGCTTCGGCCGCCCCGGGCTGCAGGCGCGGATCGACGCCGTGGAGGAGGAGCGGTTCACCCGGATGCGCGAGGAACTGCCGGACACGGTGGCCCAGGTGGAGGACTGGCCCGCGCTGCTCACCGCGGCCGGCCTGCACCACACCCGCTCGCGCACCTTCCTCCTCGACCTGCCGGCCCCGGTGCCGGAGCGTGCCCGCGCCTACGTGGTCACGTCCCTCACCCGCACCCGCGACATGCTCGGCGAGTACCTGGACGCCGACGACCGCGCGACCTTGGACCGCCTGACCGACCCGGACGATCCGGCGAGTGTCCACCACCGCCCGGACGTGTTCGTCCTGGCCGCGCACACCGTCCACGCGGCGGTGCGCCCGGTGTGA
- a CDS encoding SDR family oxidoreductase, translating into MTDDTRVTLVTGGGSGIGAAVTRRLLEAGERVAVTGRGEERLRTFAKELGDPQRLLTIPGNAAVYDDVRAAVDAVLERFGRLDTVVANAGFATHDTVAEGDPAGWTEMVLTNVLGPALLIRASVDALRASGGRIVLIGSVAGFVPTPGNLYGATKYAVTGLAENTRRQVTEWGIGVTLIAPGRVETPFWDGGDGLPPGNLLTAGQIADSVVWALGQPEGVDVNTVVVRPVGQPN; encoded by the coding sequence ATGACCGACGACACGCGCGTCACGCTCGTCACGGGTGGCGGGAGCGGGATCGGGGCCGCCGTGACACGGCGGCTGCTGGAGGCGGGGGAACGGGTCGCCGTCACCGGGCGCGGGGAGGAGCGGCTGCGGACGTTCGCCAAGGAACTGGGCGATCCGCAGCGGCTGTTGACCATCCCCGGGAACGCGGCGGTGTACGACGACGTGCGGGCGGCGGTCGACGCCGTGCTGGAGCGGTTCGGCCGGCTGGACACCGTCGTCGCCAACGCCGGGTTCGCCACCCACGACACGGTCGCCGAGGGCGATCCCGCCGGGTGGACCGAGATGGTGCTGACCAATGTGCTGGGCCCCGCCCTGCTGATCCGGGCGTCCGTCGACGCGCTCAGGGCGAGCGGCGGGCGGATCGTGCTGATCGGCAGCGTCGCCGGGTTCGTGCCCACTCCGGGCAACCTGTACGGAGCCACGAAGTACGCGGTGACCGGGCTCGCCGAGAACACCAGGCGGCAGGTCACCGAGTGGGGCATCGGGGTCACCCTGATCGCACCGGGCCGGGTGGAGACCCCGTTCTGGGACGGCGGGGACGGTCTGCCGCCGGGCAACCTGCTCACCGCCGGCCAGATCGCCGACTCGGTGGTGTGGGCCCTCGGGCAGCCGGAGGGGGTGGACGTCAACACCGTCGTCGTCCGGCCGGTGGGACAGCCGAACTGA
- a CDS encoding aldo/keto reductase, with product MPQLGFGVWQVPDAEAETAVAAALEAGYRSIDTAAIYGNEEGTGKAIARSGVPREDIFVTTKLWNSDHGYDSTLKAFDTSLAKLGLDYVDLYLIHWPTPARDLYVDTYKAFEKLLSDGRTRAIGVSNFLPEHLERLIAQTSVVPAVNQVELHPHLQQAATREYHAEQGIATEAYSPLGSGKGILEIPAIVAIAQKHGRTPAQVVLRWHLQLGNVVIPKSVTPSRIKENIDVFGFTLDAEDLAAISALNEDRRVGLNPAEFNQG from the coding sequence ATGCCCCAGCTGGGTTTCGGCGTCTGGCAGGTACCGGACGCGGAGGCCGAGACGGCCGTGGCGGCGGCACTGGAGGCCGGCTACCGCAGCATCGACACGGCGGCGATCTACGGCAACGAGGAGGGCACCGGAAAGGCCATCGCACGGTCGGGCGTCCCCCGTGAGGACATCTTCGTCACCACCAAGCTGTGGAACAGCGACCACGGGTACGACTCCACCCTGAAGGCCTTCGACACCTCGCTGGCCAAGCTGGGCCTCGACTACGTCGACCTGTACCTCATCCACTGGCCGACCCCGGCCCGCGACCTGTACGTCGACACGTACAAGGCGTTCGAGAAGTTGCTGTCCGACGGGCGGACGCGCGCGATCGGCGTGTCCAACTTCCTGCCGGAGCACCTGGAGCGCCTGATCGCGCAGACGTCGGTCGTCCCGGCGGTCAACCAGGTCGAGCTGCACCCGCACCTGCAGCAGGCCGCCACGCGTGAGTACCACGCGGAGCAGGGCATCGCCACGGAGGCGTACTCCCCGCTCGGTTCCGGCAAGGGCATCCTGGAGATCCCGGCGATCGTGGCGATCGCCCAGAAGCACGGCCGCACCCCCGCCCAGGTGGTGCTGCGCTGGCACCTCCAGCTGGGCAACGTCGTCATCCCGAAGTCGGTGACGCCGTCCCGGATCAAGGAGAACATCGACGTCTTCGGGTTCACCCTGGACGCCGAGGACCTCGCCGCGATCAGCGCGCTCAACGAGGACCGGCGGGTGGGTCTGAACCCCGCGGAGTTCAACCAGGGCTGA
- a CDS encoding AMP-dependent synthetase/ligase — translation MREFTNPPLSQAPTVGGLADVVFRYAEEEPQRVALGRKDEDGHWRDVTCAEFRDEVLALAKGLLAGGIRFGDRVAIMSRTRYEWTLFDFALWAIGAQVVPVYPTSSAEQCSWMLHDAEVTAAIVEHEDHAMTIATVIDRLPRMRRLWQLDAGAVQELYDAGAHLDDDVVHRHRRAVTPDSVATVIYTSGTTGRPKGCALSHGNFMYEADTVIERWEPVFHSRRGDEASTLLFLPLAHVFGRMVEVAAIRGKVKFGHQPQLNAAALMPDLAAFRPTFILAVPYIFEKVFNAARRKAEREGRGGPFEKAVEVAVRYADAVEAKAWGTGPGPSASLRMQHQLFEKLVYTKIRAAMGGRIRHAMSGGSAMDRRLGLFFAGAGVQIYEGYGLTESTAAATANPPERTRYGTVGQPIPGVSVHIADDGEIWLHGENVFQGYLNNPKATDETLHDGWLATGDLGSLDEDGYLTITGRKKEILVTSGGKSVSPGALEERVRDHPLVNQCLLVGNDRPYVAALVTLDQEAVEHWLSMRGKPRLPPAQLVRDADLETEVRRAVVAANTLVSQAESIRTFRILAQPFTEEHGLLTPSLKLKRKAIEKAYTEEVEALYRA, via the coding sequence TTGCGCGAGTTCACCAACCCTCCGTTGTCACAGGCGCCCACGGTGGGCGGTCTGGCCGACGTGGTGTTCCGGTACGCCGAGGAGGAGCCGCAGCGCGTGGCGCTCGGCCGCAAGGACGAGGACGGCCACTGGCGCGACGTGACCTGTGCCGAGTTCCGTGACGAGGTGCTGGCGCTGGCGAAGGGCCTGCTGGCGGGCGGCATCCGGTTCGGCGACCGGGTCGCGATCATGTCCCGCACCCGCTACGAGTGGACCCTGTTCGACTTCGCGCTGTGGGCGATCGGCGCGCAGGTCGTCCCGGTCTACCCCACCTCCTCCGCCGAGCAGTGCTCCTGGATGCTGCACGACGCGGAGGTGACGGCCGCGATCGTGGAGCACGAGGACCACGCGATGACCATCGCCACGGTCATCGACCGGCTGCCGCGGATGCGCCGGCTGTGGCAGCTCGACGCCGGCGCCGTACAGGAGCTGTACGACGCGGGAGCGCACCTCGACGACGACGTGGTGCACCGGCACCGCCGGGCGGTCACCCCCGACTCGGTGGCGACGGTCATCTACACCTCGGGCACCACGGGCCGCCCCAAGGGCTGCGCGCTCTCGCACGGCAACTTCATGTACGAGGCGGACACCGTCATCGAGCGCTGGGAGCCGGTGTTCCACTCCCGCCGGGGCGACGAGGCGTCGACGCTGCTGTTCCTGCCGCTCGCGCACGTCTTCGGACGGATGGTCGAGGTCGCCGCGATTCGCGGCAAGGTGAAGTTCGGCCACCAGCCGCAGCTCAACGCGGCCGCGCTGATGCCGGACCTGGCCGCGTTCAGACCGACGTTCATCCTGGCCGTGCCGTACATCTTCGAGAAGGTGTTCAACGCGGCGCGGCGCAAGGCCGAACGGGAGGGGCGCGGCGGGCCCTTCGAGAAGGCCGTCGAGGTGGCGGTGCGGTACGCCGACGCGGTGGAGGCGAAGGCCTGGGGCACCGGTCCCGGCCCGTCGGCGTCACTGCGGATGCAGCACCAGCTCTTCGAGAAGCTCGTCTACACCAAGATCCGCGCCGCGATGGGCGGCAGGATCCGGCACGCGATGTCGGGCGGTTCGGCCATGGACCGACGGCTGGGCCTGTTCTTCGCGGGCGCCGGCGTGCAGATCTACGAGGGGTACGGGCTGACCGAGTCGACCGCGGCGGCCACCGCCAACCCGCCCGAGCGCACCCGCTACGGCACGGTGGGACAGCCGATCCCCGGGGTGAGCGTGCACATCGCCGACGACGGCGAGATCTGGCTGCACGGCGAGAACGTGTTCCAGGGCTACCTCAACAACCCCAAAGCCACCGACGAGACGCTGCACGACGGCTGGCTGGCCACGGGCGACCTGGGTTCGCTGGACGAGGACGGCTATCTCACGATCACCGGGCGGAAGAAGGAGATCCTGGTGACGTCCGGCGGCAAGAGCGTCTCGCCGGGGGCGCTGGAGGAGCGGGTGCGTGACCATCCGCTGGTCAACCAGTGCCTCTTGGTCGGCAACGACCGGCCGTACGTCGCCGCGCTGGTCACCCTCGACCAGGAGGCCGTCGAGCACTGGCTGTCGATGCGCGGGAAACCGCGGCTCCCCCCGGCCCAGCTGGTGCGCGACGCGGACCTGGAGACGGAGGTGCGGCGCGCGGTGGTCGCGGCCAACACCCTGGTCTCGCAGGCCGAGTCGATCCGCACCTTCCGCATCCTGGCGCAGCCGTTCACCGAGGAGCACGGACTGCTCACGCCGTCGCTGAAGCTGAAGCGCAAGGCGATCGAGAAGGCGTACACGGAAGAGGTCGAGGCGCTGTACCGGGCATGA
- a CDS encoding LysR family transcriptional regulator, whose product MYEPTHLRTFLSVAQTLSFTQAARRLGLRQSTVSQHVRRLEEATGRLLFTRDTHSVELTEDGEAMLGFARRILDVHEQAAQFFTGTRLRGRLRFGASEDFVLTRLPEILERFRHEHPEVDLELTVELSGTLHEQLAAGRLDLVLAKRRPEDPRPDPHRLVWQDELVWIGTPGLRLDAHRPVPLIVYPPPGITRDLALRALEREGRQWRIVCSSGSLNGLLAAARAGLGVMVHARGLVPPGLVRMPERAGLPEPGPVDFVVVHGRRRPSAQGAADALAAALLAGGDRLHRGGQG is encoded by the coding sequence ATGTACGAGCCTACCCACCTGCGGACCTTCCTGTCCGTGGCCCAGACGCTGAGCTTCACGCAGGCGGCGCGGCGGCTCGGACTGCGCCAGTCGACCGTGAGCCAGCACGTGCGGCGGCTGGAGGAGGCGACCGGACGGCTGCTGTTCACCCGGGACACCCACTCCGTGGAACTGACCGAGGACGGCGAGGCGATGCTCGGCTTCGCGCGGCGCATCCTGGACGTGCACGAGCAGGCGGCGCAGTTCTTCACCGGCACCCGGCTGCGCGGGCGGCTGCGCTTCGGGGCCTCCGAGGACTTCGTGCTGACCCGGCTGCCGGAGATCCTCGAACGGTTCCGGCACGAACACCCGGAGGTCGACCTGGAGCTGACGGTCGAGCTGTCGGGCACCCTGCACGAGCAGCTCGCCGCGGGCCGCCTCGACCTGGTGCTGGCCAAGCGGCGGCCGGAGGACCCGCGCCCGGACCCGCACCGGCTGGTGTGGCAGGACGAACTGGTGTGGATCGGCACGCCGGGCCTGCGCCTCGACGCGCACCGCCCGGTGCCGCTGATCGTCTACCCGCCGCCGGGCATCACCCGCGACCTCGCGCTGCGGGCGCTGGAGCGGGAGGGACGGCAGTGGCGCATCGTGTGCAGCAGCGGCAGCCTCAACGGCCTGCTCGCGGCGGCCCGGGCGGGGCTCGGGGTGATGGTGCACGCGCGCGGGCTGGTCCCGCCGGGGCTGGTGCGGATGCCGGAGCGGGCCGGACTGCCGGAGCCGGGTCCGGTGGACTTCGTGGTGGTGCACGGCCGGCGCCGCCCCTCGGCGCAGGGCGCGGCGGACGCGCTGGCGGCGGCGCTCCTCGCGGGCGGCGACCGGCTGCACCGCGGCGGGCAGGGGTGA
- a CDS encoding bile acid:sodium symporter family protein: MPIDPYITLLLGTVGLAALLPARGTGADIASGASTAAIAFLFFLYGARLSTREALDGLKHWRLHVTVLACTFVVFPLLGLASRGLVPVLLTDPLYQGLLFCTLVPSTIQSSIAFTSIARGNVPAAICAGSFSSLAGIVVTPLLAAALLGGSAGGFSADSVVKIVLQLLLPFLAGQFTRRWIGGFVARHRKVLGLVDRGSILLVVYTAFSEGMVQGVWSQVSPARLGGLLVVEAVLLAVMLALTWYGAKGLGFGREDRIAIQFAGSKKSLAAGLPMASVLFGAHASLAVLPLMLFHQMQLMVCAVIAKRRSKDPVPEVTAEDRAARSRTEVGTGTRSG; this comes from the coding sequence ATGCCGATCGACCCGTACATCACGCTGCTGCTCGGCACGGTGGGTCTGGCCGCGCTGCTGCCCGCCCGCGGCACCGGCGCGGACATCGCCTCCGGCGCCTCCACGGCCGCGATCGCGTTCCTCTTCTTCCTCTACGGCGCCCGGCTCTCCACCCGCGAGGCGCTGGACGGGCTGAAGCACTGGCGGCTCCACGTCACCGTGCTGGCCTGCACCTTCGTCGTCTTCCCCCTGCTGGGCCTGGCCTCCCGCGGACTGGTCCCGGTGCTGCTCACCGACCCGCTGTACCAAGGGCTGCTGTTCTGCACGCTCGTTCCCTCCACCATCCAGTCGTCGATCGCCTTCACCTCGATCGCCCGCGGCAACGTGCCCGCCGCGATCTGCGCCGGCTCCTTCTCCTCGCTGGCCGGCATCGTCGTCACCCCGCTGCTCGCGGCGGCGCTGCTCGGCGGCAGCGCCGGCGGCTTCTCCGCCGACTCGGTGGTGAAGATCGTGCTCCAGCTGCTGTTGCCGTTCCTCGCCGGGCAGTTCACGCGCCGCTGGATCGGCGGCTTCGTCGCCCGCCACCGCAAGGTGCTGGGACTGGTGGACCGGGGCTCGATCCTGCTCGTCGTCTACACCGCGTTCAGCGAGGGCATGGTGCAGGGCGTCTGGAGCCAGGTCAGCCCCGCCCGGCTCGGTGGACTGCTCGTCGTCGAGGCCGTGCTGCTCGCCGTGATGCTGGCGCTCACCTGGTACGGCGCCAAGGGCCTCGGCTTCGGCCGGGAGGACCGGATCGCCATCCAGTTCGCCGGGTCGAAGAAGTCGCTGGCCGCCGGACTGCCCATGGCGAGCGTGCTGTTCGGGGCGCACGCCTCGCTGGCCGTGCTGCCGCTGATGCTGTTCCACCAGATGCAGCTGATGGTGTGCGCGGTGATCGCCAAGCGCCGTTCGAAGGACCCGGTCCCGGAGGTCACCGCGGAGGACCGGGCCGCACGGTCACGGACCGAGGTCGGTACAGGGACACGTTCCGGCTGA